The Candidatus Zixiibacteriota bacterium genome segment CACGTGCATGTGCCAGCCGGCTCCATTCCCAAGGATGGTCCTTCTGCCGGCATCACAATGGTTACAGCGATTGTTTCCCTTCTCTCCGAAAGGCCGGTAAAACCTTTTTGGGCCATGACCGGGGAAATCACCTTAAGAGGACAGGTTTTGCCCATTGGAGGGTTAAAGGAAAAAGCCTTAGCAGCCTATAGGGCTGGGATTAAAACCATCATCTTATCCAAACATAATCAGAAAGATTTAGAGGAAGTCCCGGAAGAGATCAAGAAGAAGATCAAGTTCATCTTCGTGGAAACTGTGGATGAGGTCTTGGGATTAGCTCTAGATAAGAAGAAAAAAAGTAAGAAGTAAGACGTGAGATGTAGGGGCGAACCGGTGTGGTCGCCCTTTGAATTTTCGTAGCGCGACCCTTTCAGGGTCGCTTTTTATTTCCCCTCCTTTCAGGAGAGGGTTGGGGTGAGGTCTTTTTTTGGAGTGCATTGACCGTGTCAATGCAATTTTTTGTAGGGGCGGGTTTCAAACCCGTCCCTACGGAAGAAATAACATCACAGCTGATTAAACAGATTAAGCTGATATATCTGCTCTGAACATCCGTTTAATCCGTTCAATCAGCTGTGAATCTTGCTATCCTTCCTGTCTCAACTCCAATCTAAAATTTAGAAACTACAGTTATTTTCCTTGACAAATAAGGTTTTTGTTTTAGAATGTAAGAAAGACATTCGACAAGCGCTGATTCTCCTGGCTACCAGTTCGCCTCAGGCGAATCAGGTCTGAGGACCTGACATAACACAAAATTGGGTTTTAAAACTGAGGGGGAATATCAAGAATCAAATTCAAAAAAGAGGGTAAATTATTTTTAATTTCAACCTAGCAAGGGGAGGTGATCAGGAATCTTTTTGGAGTGTAAAGCTTCAGCTTTACTACTTATGGTGGTAGAGGTTACGTAGCGCGAGGCTTTTAGCCTCGCATTGGGACCCTAAAAAGGTCGTGCTACTAAAAATCATGTTCGGGAAT includes the following:
- a CDS encoding endopeptidase La: HVHVPAGSIPKDGPSAGITMVTAIVSLLSERPVKPFWAMTGEITLRGQVLPIGGLKEKALAAYRAGIKTIILSKHNQKDLEEVPEEIKKKIKFIFVETVDEVLGLALDKKKKSKK